A window from Actinomycetospora corticicola encodes these proteins:
- a CDS encoding glycosyltransferase, with product MEELSGDLATAIHEKRRWNYELVVVTYHSRPLVESMFERLPVDLPIVIVDNAQGADGMGELIENRPSARYLTGPGRGYPSGANLGVLSSTYDYVVLVDPDTSPAIDQIDSLVRDLEQDPGLAAVEVMTVEPDGRAELSGGWEPTPLRAFVHAAGLHKLFPTAGLYARPVPGQPLQPEWMSGSCTAVPVRIFRELGGFDESYFVYSDDVEFGRRVREAGLRLRLRTDICMQHLGTGSGEGRPRMLRYRGASMTRYLLRYNTTSRTNAMRVFLSVGLAARIPLCLLRNRRAQVLEHVAYLRGLWFGPPT from the coding sequence GTGGAGGAGTTGTCCGGAGATCTCGCGACGGCGATCCACGAGAAGCGTCGGTGGAACTACGAGCTCGTCGTGGTCACGTATCACAGCCGCCCACTGGTCGAGTCGATGTTCGAGCGTCTCCCGGTGGATCTTCCCATCGTGATCGTCGACAACGCTCAGGGTGCGGACGGAATGGGCGAGCTGATCGAGAACCGCCCGTCGGCGCGCTATCTGACCGGACCGGGTCGCGGCTACCCGAGCGGCGCCAACCTCGGTGTCCTGTCCTCGACCTACGACTACGTCGTCCTCGTGGACCCCGACACCTCACCGGCGATCGACCAGATCGACAGCCTCGTCCGGGACCTCGAGCAGGACCCGGGGCTCGCGGCGGTCGAGGTGATGACGGTCGAACCGGACGGTCGCGCGGAGCTGAGCGGCGGGTGGGAGCCGACTCCGTTGCGGGCGTTCGTGCACGCCGCCGGCCTGCACAAACTGTTTCCGACCGCCGGCCTGTACGCCCGGCCGGTCCCCGGGCAGCCGCTGCAACCGGAGTGGATGTCCGGCTCCTGCACCGCCGTGCCCGTGCGTATCTTCCGGGAGCTCGGTGGGTTCGACGAGAGCTACTTCGTCTACAGCGACGACGTGGAGTTCGGGCGCCGCGTCCGGGAGGCCGGGCTTCGTCTGCGACTCCGGACCGACATCTGCATGCAGCACCTGGGCACCGGCTCCGGGGAGGGCCGACCGAGGATGCTGCGATACCGGGGTGCGTCGATGACGCGCTATCTCCTCCGGTACAACACGACGTCCCGGACGAATGCCATGCGCGTCTTCCTGTCGGTCGGTCTGGCCGCGCGCATCCCGCTGTGTCTGCTGCGGAACCGGCGAGCTCAGGTTCTTGAGCACGTCGCCTATCTCCGTGGTCTCTGGTTCGGCCCGCCGACCTGA
- a CDS encoding peptidoglycan-binding domain-containing protein, translating to MSPPARGPGERLRRPPAAGPRRGAPRVRAGGQGVFGPNTRKAVLDYQGQHRLPADGNVGAETADLLASLPEGPPLPRPAATGDRVVTSPDVKLVRFLQIGTRDCIRELLPVVLLPQASNVPLACGLLDASSNPYPPASLEGSAWKKFVDSEEFRGFSHIPPMQLTCHDGRVGAVDRQPGDTPFGVSQGWTFMTRHGKRIAEHAEWYGEDPRFHPEREDVQTLSDGSGVVISARQASRIAAVARSAQFDMIGYAATTRRSSGRRHTSCCGATGRRRSSTAAPPSRGVGSS from the coding sequence GTGTCCCCTCCTGCTCGAGGGCCAGGAGAACGACTGCGTCGCCCGCCTGCAGCGGGACCTCGACGTGGAGCACCCCGAGTACGCGCTGGAGGCCAAGGGGTCTTCGGGCCGAACACCAGGAAGGCGGTGCTCGACTACCAGGGGCAGCACCGGCTGCCCGCCGACGGGAACGTCGGTGCGGAGACGGCCGACCTCCTGGCCTCCCTGCCCGAGGGACCGCCGCTCCCACGTCCGGCGGCGACCGGCGACCGGGTCGTCACCTCGCCGGACGTCAAGCTCGTCCGCTTCCTGCAGATCGGCACGCGGGACTGCATCCGAGAGCTGCTCCCGGTGGTTCTGCTTCCCCAGGCGAGCAATGTCCCCCTCGCCTGCGGACTGCTCGACGCATCCAGCAACCCCTACCCGCCGGCATCGCTCGAGGGCTCGGCGTGGAAGAAGTTCGTGGACAGCGAGGAGTTCCGCGGCTTCAGCCACATCCCGCCGATGCAGCTCACCTGCCACGACGGCCGGGTGGGCGCGGTCGACCGGCAGCCGGGCGACACCCCGTTCGGGGTCTCGCAGGGCTGGACGTTCATGACCCGCCACGGGAAGCGCATCGCCGAGCACGCCGAGTGGTACGGCGAGGACCCGCGGTTCCATCCCGAGCGGGAGGACGTCCAGACCTTGTCCGACGGGAGCGGTGTCGTCATCTCCGCCCGTCAGGCCTCCCGCATCGCGGCAGTGGCCCGATCAGCCCAGTTCGACATGATCGGCTACGCGGCTACGACGCGCCGTTCATCTGGTCGGCGACACACGTCGTGCTGCGGTGCGACGGGTCGGCGAAGGTCATCTACGGCGGCTCCACCATCCCGGGGAGTCGGCTCTTCGTGA
- a CDS encoding glycoside hydrolase family 16 protein, whose product MTRQALSRRLLSLLAGLALLLVPLASALALAPTASAAPGLVVDLLSVPTSAQPGQSVGASARVRATSGTVNVQAVTIAVRSSSGAQADFPGATSAAIPTSGYTFTAGTRTFAAGTYDAFVAVQIAGTWYNLDPHRSFTVGGASPGVVVDSLTLPSAAAGQSVTASAKLPATSGTVAVQAVTIAARNGSGAVFDFPGAKAASVPTSGYSFTSAERTFDTGSYDVFVAVQVNGAWFNLDPHKILVSSAAPNPLTFSQEFNGNAGGNANAGLGRTVWFTDPCWKNPDSCNSTTVQYRDDHAVQDGSNLVITADTSPDTSQKCGPNVCTHASARLTMRGWSKQGAPTFEQAGGHWEARMQLPVGQGLWPAFWTIGNPSTGQEWPTIGEIDIMENIGTKDAPNVVHQTVHYGSPDVNWGITATVPSGDVSGWHTYAIDWDNSTNGHITWSIDDQPVRTITAAQANAKQAGLWSAIQSHPQSVIVDLAVGGWAGPPPAGAMSKQMKVDYIRV is encoded by the coding sequence ATGACCAGGCAGGCGCTCTCCCGCCGGCTCCTGAGCCTCCTCGCGGGGCTGGCTCTCCTCCTCGTCCCGCTCGCCTCCGCGCTGGCGCTCGCTCCGACCGCCTCGGCCGCGCCGGGCCTCGTCGTCGACCTCCTCAGCGTCCCGACCTCCGCCCAACCCGGACAGTCCGTCGGCGCCTCGGCCCGCGTCCGCGCGACCAGCGGCACGGTGAACGTGCAGGCCGTGACGATCGCGGTCCGGAGCTCCTCCGGGGCGCAGGCCGACTTCCCCGGTGCCACCAGCGCCGCCATCCCGACGTCGGGTTACACCTTCACCGCGGGCACGCGCACCTTCGCCGCGGGGACCTACGACGCGTTCGTCGCCGTCCAGATCGCCGGCACCTGGTACAACCTTGACCCCCACCGGTCCTTCACGGTGGGCGGGGCATCCCCCGGGGTGGTCGTGGACAGCCTGACCCTGCCGAGTGCCGCTGCCGGGCAGAGCGTCACCGCCTCCGCGAAGCTCCCCGCCACGAGCGGCACGGTCGCGGTCCAGGCGGTCACCATCGCCGCCCGCAACGGCTCCGGCGCCGTCTTCGACTTCCCCGGCGCGAAGGCCGCCTCGGTCCCGACGTCGGGCTACTCGTTCACCTCGGCGGAACGGACCTTCGACACCGGGTCCTACGACGTCTTCGTCGCGGTCCAGGTCAACGGGGCCTGGTTCAACCTCGACCCGCACAAGATCCTCGTCAGCTCCGCCGCACCGAACCCGCTGACCTTCTCCCAGGAGTTCAACGGCAACGCGGGCGGCAACGCCAACGCGGGTCTCGGCAGGACCGTCTGGTTCACCGACCCCTGTTGGAAGAACCCCGACAGCTGCAACAGCACGACGGTGCAGTACCGGGACGACCACGCCGTGCAGGACGGCAGCAACCTCGTCATCACGGCGGACACCAGCCCCGACACGAGCCAGAAGTGCGGGCCGAACGTGTGCACCCACGCCAGCGCCCGGTTGACCATGCGCGGCTGGTCGAAGCAGGGGGCGCCGACGTTCGAGCAGGCCGGCGGGCACTGGGAGGCCCGGATGCAGCTCCCGGTGGGTCAGGGCCTGTGGCCCGCGTTCTGGACCATCGGCAACCCGAGCACGGGCCAGGAATGGCCCACGATCGGCGAGATCGACATCATGGAGAACATCGGGACGAAGGACGCGCCCAACGTCGTCCACCAGACCGTGCACTACGGCTCGCCCGACGTGAACTGGGGCATCACCGCCACGGTGCCCTCCGGCGACGTGTCCGGCTGGCACACCTACGCCATCGACTGGGACAACAGCACGAACGGCCACATCACCTGGTCGATCGACGACCAGCCGGTGCGGACGATCACCGCCGCGCAGGCCAACGCCAAGCAGGCCGGTCTGTGGAGCGCGATCCAGAGCCACCCGCAGAGCGTCATCGTCGACCTCGCCGTCGGCGGCTGGGCCGGTCCGCCGCCGGCCGGGGCCATGTCGAAGCAGATGAAGGTCGACTACATCCGCGTCTAG
- a CDS encoding choline dehydrogenase, translating into MVVSRFDFVIVGGGSAGCVLANRLSADPDVTVLMLEAGRRDHWWDLLVESPAAMTYVVGSRSHDWRMVGEPESGLDDRVIDHPAGRVVGGSSSINGAVYTRGHPTDFDLWAEESGSSTWDWAHCQPYFRRLEKLDDPAADPGRGRTGPLDLQRGPAKGPLFDAFLAAARQAGYQQVRDLNSAPEGFGPFERTTRRGRRVSAAKAYLAPVRRRPNLEVRTGSPVDAVLVEGNRATGVRVRPDDGAAYDVRAGEVILAAGALRTPQILQLSGIGDSAELREVGIEPVHSLPGVGRGLQDHMGLFVQHRCSQPVSMKTMRDKYRWPLYAMQWLAFGTGAVSSTQVEAGGFVRTDPALTRPDVLIDFAPLALNIDPNSHADDHGYQVHMMATWCGFRGSVTLRSSDPGDPPRVQYGYLQSEAERAWWPRALEVVRELFAQDAFSPYDAGESVPGPGVKSEAEVLEWVRRAACSGEHSVGTCRMGADDSTVVDPASLRVHGMDGLRVVDASVMPSITTANTYAPTLMIAEKAADLIAGRTPLPALAQGRTTA; encoded by the coding sequence ATGGTCGTATCGCGCTTCGACTTCGTGATCGTCGGCGGCGGCTCCGCCGGCTGCGTGCTGGCCAACCGCCTGAGCGCCGATCCGGACGTCACCGTCCTGATGCTCGAGGCCGGACGACGGGATCATTGGTGGGACCTCCTCGTGGAGTCGCCGGCGGCGATGACCTACGTCGTCGGCAGCCGGAGCCACGACTGGCGGATGGTCGGTGAGCCGGAGAGCGGACTCGACGACCGGGTCATCGACCACCCCGCGGGACGGGTCGTCGGTGGTTCCAGCAGCATCAACGGAGCCGTCTACACCCGCGGTCACCCCACGGACTTCGACCTGTGGGCCGAGGAGTCGGGCTCGTCGACCTGGGACTGGGCGCACTGTCAGCCGTACTTCCGACGCCTGGAGAAGCTCGACGACCCTGCCGCCGATCCCGGCCGCGGCCGCACGGGTCCGTTGGACCTGCAGCGTGGGCCCGCGAAGGGGCCGCTGTTCGACGCCTTCCTCGCGGCGGCCCGGCAGGCGGGGTACCAGCAGGTCCGCGATCTCAACAGCGCGCCCGAGGGCTTCGGGCCCTTCGAACGGACGACACGGCGCGGTCGCCGGGTCTCGGCCGCCAAGGCCTATCTGGCGCCGGTACGCCGCCGCCCGAACCTGGAGGTGCGCACCGGGTCACCGGTCGACGCGGTGCTGGTAGAGGGCAACCGCGCCACCGGAGTCCGGGTCCGCCCCGACGACGGAGCCGCCTACGACGTCCGGGCGGGCGAGGTCATCCTCGCGGCCGGAGCGCTCCGGACGCCGCAGATCCTCCAGCTGTCCGGGATCGGGGACTCGGCCGAGCTGCGTGAGGTCGGCATCGAGCCCGTGCACTCCCTGCCCGGCGTCGGTCGCGGCCTCCAGGACCACATGGGGCTCTTCGTTCAGCACCGCTGCTCCCAGCCGGTGTCGATGAAGACCATGCGGGACAAGTACCGGTGGCCGCTGTACGCCATGCAGTGGCTCGCGTTCGGCACCGGTGCGGTCTCGTCCACCCAGGTGGAGGCGGGCGGGTTCGTCCGCACCGACCCCGCGCTCACGCGCCCCGACGTACTGATCGACTTCGCGCCGCTGGCCCTGAACATCGACCCGAACTCGCACGCCGACGACCACGGCTACCAGGTGCACATGATGGCGACGTGGTGCGGGTTCCGCGGGTCGGTCACCCTGCGGTCGAGCGATCCGGGGGACCCGCCGCGAGTGCAGTACGGCTACCTGCAGAGCGAGGCCGAACGCGCGTGGTGGCCGCGTGCGCTCGAGGTCGTCCGGGAGCTCTTCGCGCAGGACGCGTTCAGCCCCTACGACGCGGGCGAGTCGGTGCCCGGCCCGGGCGTGAAGTCCGAGGCCGAGGTGCTCGAGTGGGTGCGCCGCGCCGCGTGCTCCGGAGAGCACTCGGTGGGCACCTGTCGCATGGGCGCTGACGACTCCACCGTCGTGGACCCCGCGTCCTTAAGGGTGCACGGCATGGACGGGCTCCGGGTCGTGGACGCCTCGGTGATGCCGAGCATCACCACCGCGAACACCTACGCCCCGACGCTGATGATCGCCGAGAAGGCGGCCGACCTGATCGCGGGACGGACACCGCTGCCCGCGCTCGCGCAGGGCCGGACGACCGCCTGA
- a CDS encoding glycosyltransferase produces the protein MLVAVLSTLRDRPVASSNRIADTAFILSSSPPVPLDNGKRVMINSILEHLVDRLGEDRVHYAVVTGTSDALPPFPGVIHRLERPPALRQIGGLAHCVRDRSYTIQEAMLGGRRLREQVAALVAEIRPSLEVYDTLRMAQHAPARSPAGRRVLYMDDLFSIRYARMLDVARRGDLHMDPLGGFATNVPARLRPLARRPGVYRPLLRFEGARIKAREEAIVNDFDVSLLVNPREVDQLRVRTGVDSVHVLPPLLPEMRPGGRSPVAPAQFVFLGKLDIPHNDDAICHFLQKLGPVLSALEPAIRIRVIGKNPSPSLRALATRHPGLVRLEGFVEDLSDVLGSTTALLAPLRFGSGLKIKVLEALARGVPVLATSIAAEGLPASEASASGLYVEDDLTAWPALMASLSPERSHAMAGPARAYFLRSYGRDVVARRYDAMLGLAAPAPAPALPAPRSDIEDLERRPHPV, from the coding sequence ATGCTCGTGGCGGTCCTGTCTACTCTCCGCGACCGGCCGGTGGCGTCGAGCAATCGAATCGCCGACACCGCTTTCATCCTCAGTTCGTCGCCGCCGGTGCCTCTCGACAACGGCAAGCGCGTCATGATCAACAGTATTCTGGAACATCTCGTCGATCGGCTCGGCGAGGACCGGGTGCATTACGCCGTCGTGACCGGCACGTCCGACGCGCTCCCGCCGTTCCCCGGTGTGATCCACCGACTCGAACGGCCCCCGGCCCTGCGGCAGATCGGCGGTCTCGCGCATTGCGTCCGCGACCGGAGCTACACCATCCAGGAGGCGATGCTCGGCGGGCGCCGTCTCCGGGAACAGGTGGCCGCCCTGGTCGCGGAGATCCGGCCCTCGCTCGAGGTCTACGACACGCTCCGCATGGCCCAGCACGCCCCGGCACGATCACCGGCCGGCCGACGCGTGCTCTACATGGACGATCTCTTCTCGATCCGGTATGCGCGCATGCTCGACGTCGCCCGGCGCGGCGACCTGCACATGGACCCGTTGGGAGGCTTCGCCACCAACGTGCCGGCGCGACTGCGGCCCCTGGCGCGACGCCCCGGTGTCTACCGCCCGCTGCTGCGGTTCGAGGGCGCCCGCATCAAGGCCCGCGAGGAGGCCATCGTCAACGACTTCGACGTCAGCCTGTTGGTCAATCCGCGTGAGGTCGACCAGCTCCGAGTGCGGACGGGTGTCGACTCCGTCCACGTCCTGCCGCCGCTCCTGCCCGAGATGAGGCCGGGCGGGCGCTCGCCGGTGGCCCCGGCCCAGTTCGTCTTCCTCGGGAAGCTGGACATCCCGCACAACGACGACGCGATCTGTCACTTCCTCCAGAAACTGGGGCCGGTGCTGAGTGCGCTCGAGCCCGCGATCCGCATCCGGGTCATCGGCAAGAACCCGAGTCCGTCGCTCCGGGCGCTCGCGACGCGCCACCCCGGGCTCGTGCGGCTGGAGGGGTTCGTCGAGGACCTCTCGGACGTTCTCGGCTCGACGACCGCCCTCCTAGCGCCCCTGCGCTTCGGGAGCGGGCTCAAAATCAAGGTGCTGGAGGCCCTCGCTCGCGGGGTGCCGGTCCTTGCCACCTCGATCGCCGCGGAGGGCCTGCCGGCCTCGGAGGCGTCGGCCAGTGGGCTGTACGTCGAGGACGATCTCACCGCGTGGCCGGCGTTGATGGCCTCCCTGAGTCCGGAGCGTTCCCACGCGATGGCCGGCCCGGCCCGCGCGTACTTCCTCCGTAGCTACGGGCGGGACGTCGTGGCTCGGCGCTACGACGCAATGCTCGGACTCGCGGCGCCCGCGCCGGCACCGGCCTTGCCAGCGCCGCGCTCGGACATCGAGGACCTGGAGCGACGCCCCCACCCGGTGTGA
- a CDS encoding type IV secretory system conjugative DNA transfer family protein has protein sequence MVAGAPDPLSAAMAMVAPSGGTAYLGITPDHREPVAAEAQQAVIVLGPPRSGKTSALIVPAILGAPGPVVSTSTKLDVLHATATNRSRSGRIWVFDPSGSEALPPGALELHWTPVTSARTWDGARETADAMVGASTAGKGVENATHWTESAKSVLAPLLHAAALSGRTIQEARRWVSLVELQEAGAVLEAHGADHAADDLSAISNTEERERSSILATTRQVLNAYGSDTVAARSRVQNFDAEAFVRSKDTVYVAAPSHRQHLLAPLVVGLLEEIRRAAYARARGQGAMNAAPVFWALDEIANIAPLEKLPGIVSEAGGQGLQIMACFQDLSQARARWKEAADGFLTLFGTKVVFPGIADHRTLQALSTLVGDWDRPYLAVNRSTGESRQFGLPLGVSIGHQNGIAYSYETRRETLLSPSEIANIPLGNALTVRATRWGLVSATPFFAAQPWKAVVDAAPPSIQYRGNVDVVPTIVGTRAADA, from the coding sequence ATGGTCGCCGGGGCACCGGACCCGTTGTCCGCAGCGATGGCGATGGTGGCGCCGTCCGGCGGAACGGCCTACCTGGGCATCACGCCCGACCACCGCGAACCCGTGGCCGCCGAGGCGCAGCAGGCCGTCATCGTGCTCGGGCCGCCGAGGTCGGGGAAGACGTCGGCGCTGATCGTCCCGGCCATCCTGGGCGCGCCCGGCCCGGTCGTCTCCACCTCCACCAAGCTCGACGTCCTGCACGCGACTGCGACCAACCGGTCGCGGTCGGGCCGCATCTGGGTCTTCGACCCGTCCGGTTCCGAGGCGCTCCCCCCGGGTGCTCTGGAACTGCACTGGACGCCGGTGACCTCGGCACGCACCTGGGACGGCGCGCGCGAGACCGCCGACGCCATGGTCGGAGCATCGACGGCGGGGAAGGGAGTCGAGAACGCCACGCATTGGACGGAGAGCGCGAAGTCGGTCCTCGCGCCGTTGCTGCACGCTGCTGCTCTCTCCGGTCGCACGATCCAAGAGGCTCGCCGCTGGGTCAGTCTCGTCGAGCTGCAGGAGGCGGGAGCTGTCCTCGAGGCACACGGCGCGGACCATGCTGCCGACGACCTGAGCGCCATCTCCAACACCGAGGAACGGGAACGGAGCTCCATCCTCGCCACGACCCGGCAGGTCCTCAACGCATACGGTTCCGACACCGTTGCGGCCCGCAGTCGGGTGCAGAACTTCGACGCCGAGGCGTTCGTTCGCTCGAAGGACACGGTGTACGTGGCGGCGCCGTCGCACCGGCAGCACCTGCTGGCACCCCTCGTCGTCGGGCTGCTGGAGGAGATCCGACGAGCAGCGTACGCCCGAGCCCGGGGTCAGGGCGCCATGAACGCCGCGCCGGTGTTCTGGGCCCTGGATGAGATCGCCAACATCGCGCCGCTCGAGAAGCTGCCCGGGATCGTCTCGGAAGCGGGCGGACAAGGCCTGCAGATCATGGCCTGCTTCCAGGATCTCTCGCAGGCACGGGCACGGTGGAAGGAGGCGGCGGACGGCTTCCTGACCTTGTTCGGCACCAAGGTCGTCTTCCCCGGAATCGCTGATCACCGGACTCTGCAAGCCCTGTCGACCCTCGTCGGCGATTGGGACCGCCCCTACCTCGCGGTCAATCGGTCCACGGGAGAGAGCCGGCAGTTCGGACTCCCGCTCGGAGTCTCGATCGGTCACCAGAACGGGATCGCGTACTCCTACGAGACTCGGCGGGAGACCTTGCTCAGCCCGTCGGAGATCGCCAATATCCCGCTCGGCAACGCGCTCACCGTGCGGGCGACGCGGTGGGGGCTCGTGTCCGCCACACCGTTCTTCGCCGCCCAGCCCTGGAAGGCCGTGGTCGACGCGGCCCCGCCGTCGATCCAGTACCGCGGCAACGTCGACGTCGTGCCCACGATCGTCGGAACGCGCGCCGCCGATGCCTAG
- a CDS encoding cellulase family glycosylhydrolase has protein sequence MSDDEVAERGASSSQASRRRPRIILGGVVAALLVIAGVVVATTTNGMRDERPQAMNASAARPPAPPSFIGRNGTQLVLEGKPYRFTGFNSYVMLGCGDPDEKLTPEARDAFFAGLQPLSVVRVFMLPGTSTADTDALVAAAAAHDVRLVVALTDDHANCGDTKKDEAFYAGGYRGAYLDWVRTIVPRYRDSVTIGMWELVNEPGTRNIDVLRAFFDDAGGLVHQLDPNHLLSAGTSLPDGLGGADGFLRLMSSPAIDVVSMHEYDSVSDVSPHLDDVLDVAKDVGKPILVGEWGLDAGGDQARAASGGTCLSVDGRAAVARDKIAAYLKVPEVAGLLYWSYTARGINPTTPDCSYSTTESDPLFSSIHDVRIPSTQG, from the coding sequence ATGAGTGATGACGAAGTCGCGGAGCGTGGCGCGTCGTCCTCGCAGGCAAGTCGTCGCCGTCCGCGGATCATTCTCGGCGGCGTCGTCGCCGCACTTCTCGTGATCGCCGGGGTCGTCGTGGCGACGACCACGAACGGGATGCGGGACGAACGCCCGCAGGCCATGAACGCCTCGGCGGCGCGGCCGCCGGCTCCGCCGTCGTTCATCGGCAGGAACGGGACGCAACTCGTCCTCGAGGGCAAGCCCTACCGTTTCACGGGCTTCAATTCCTACGTGATGCTGGGCTGCGGGGACCCCGACGAGAAGCTGACGCCGGAGGCCCGCGACGCGTTCTTCGCCGGTCTGCAGCCGCTCAGCGTGGTCCGGGTGTTCATGCTGCCCGGGACCTCGACGGCGGACACGGACGCCCTGGTCGCCGCGGCGGCGGCGCACGATGTCCGACTCGTCGTCGCCCTGACCGACGACCACGCGAACTGCGGGGACACCAAGAAGGACGAGGCCTTCTACGCGGGCGGCTATCGCGGCGCCTACCTCGACTGGGTCCGCACGATCGTCCCGCGGTACCGCGACAGCGTCACGATCGGCATGTGGGAGCTCGTCAACGAGCCCGGGACCAGGAACATCGACGTCCTGCGGGCCTTCTTCGACGACGCCGGCGGGCTGGTGCACCAGCTCGATCCGAACCACCTGCTCAGCGCGGGCACCTCGTTGCCCGACGGGCTCGGCGGCGCCGACGGCTTCCTCCGGCTGATGTCCAGTCCCGCGATCGACGTCGTGAGCATGCACGAGTACGACTCGGTCTCCGACGTGTCGCCCCACCTCGACGACGTGCTCGACGTCGCGAAGGACGTGGGCAAGCCGATCCTCGTCGGGGAGTGGGGTCTCGACGCGGGCGGTGACCAGGCTCGGGCCGCGAGCGGCGGCACGTGCCTCAGCGTGGACGGAAGGGCCGCGGTCGCTCGGGACAAGATCGCGGCCTACCTGAAGGTGCCGGAGGTGGCCGGATTGCTCTACTGGTCGTACACGGCCAGGGGGATCAACCCGACGACACCGGACTGCTCCTACAGCACCACCGAGAGCGACCCGCTGTTCAGTTCGATCCACGACGTGCGCATCCCGTCAACCCAGGGCTAG